catcaccatgatcttgcgtgtgcgtaggaaattttttgaaattactacgttccccaacaagaatctccatccctttaatagacaatttatttatctggctaggggggcgaatgtaaaaacgccctggcgcctcgtattccttcgacgcgtgggagatagcccttattgggcatagaagccaagaggttcaacatttatgaggccagacactgcttacgaacattcgaaatttggagaagaacccgccttgcaatgccgaagacaacactgcgccggactcatcgttattgaagcctggttcggggctactgagggagtcctggattagggggtatccggatagccggattatatccttcggccggactgttggattatgaagatacaagattgaagacttcgtcccgtgtccgggtgagactctacttgacgtggaaggcaagctaggtaatacggatatgtatatctcctcctttgtaaccaaccttgtgtaaccctagccccctccggtgtctatataaaccggagggttttagtccgtaggacaacatacaatcataccataggctagcttcttgggtttagcctctccaatctcgtggtagatcaactcttgtaatactcatatcatcaagaataaatcaagcaggacgtagggttttacatccatcaagagggcccgaacctgggtaaaacatcgtgtcccctgcctcctgttaccatccgccttagacgcacagttcgggaccccctatccgagatccgccggttttgacaccgacacttagcttgcacacacacttgacacttagatcccttgacagtggtgaaactagggattaggttcaacttcgctagtcgcgacatgcaaccaaagttaacatgacaaagacgtgaatgccacacattggattcactattgttgcaaatatgattgacaactttattgcaaacgtctgataaggataagcgAAACagacctcctgactcatagcctttaccaacaaaggttccatacttggatattacaaatttattcgactcaaagacaagcttgtagccatctctacacagaagagatccgctaacaagatttttattgacggaggggaaataatgcatgttcttcagccgcacgatcttccccgaagtaaacttcagatcgaacaTGCTAACACCACGAAtataagcacttgaaccgttgcccatcagcacggttgaagtccctgcggtctgtaagacgaaaacatggaaatatcaccgcatacatgcacattagcacccgtgtcgatcaaccaatcaggagaatgacatactgaaagaatagtgggaaatataccatacccagcatccttcatgtcagtgtctccaatgacaacattagcggtcttgccgcctttcccaggatgacgcttgtcatagcgattagggcaactaggagcccaacaatcaagatccccacacacatgacaatcacctttcttcttgtcattcttcttgaagttcgcgtgttgcacaaccttgttcttcctatcaaactttgctttaccatcaaacttgcccttgttcttgaactggtgggactggaagttcttcttctgtaccagattggcactagatcctccctcaatacctcgagcacgtgtgtcctttgctctcgctttttcttccacatcaagagtaccaatgagatccgggacggaaaactcctacctcttatgcttcagcaaggtagcaaagttcctccacaaaggaggaagcttagtgatgatacctccggcaacaaacttgtccggtagcatacaactgaagtgctcaagttctctagcaaatgaccgtatctcatgagcttgctcaaccacgagcgctcttcagtcatcctgtaatcatagaattgctccatgatgtacagctcagtgccagcatccgagaccccaaacttggcctcgagtgcatcccacatatcttttccattatcaattgacgcataagcatcaactatgttctcaccaagaacactcaagagagcagccttaaacagagtatccattttctgaaaagcttgtgcctgttgagcatcaagctctccttcaggtttgccaagagtggcgtcgtagcaactcatggtttgaaaccataagactgctctcacgcgccacctcttatagtggataccctcaaacataggaggtctcatggaagcagcaaaaccacttggggtaaattgcctataataaggtttttggattgttggaaaatatgagcaatttaccaaataattttattaacagaaatattagataaagcatgaTTAATATAGTCgtgataaagcaagtcatgcaacccGACGGAGAAAAAGTAAATAGCATtagcatatatgaacttgaactaaacACATCTAGGATAGACACTAGATCATGTTGCATATATGGAGTAAAAACTAACACATGTAGGGCAAGTACTAGTACGAGAAACTGTGGCAGGACATCTgacagaaagaagaagaacacatacgggacagcagcagcagaagcgctggacttggggtcgacatcctctccagccatgtcgtTGCTGAGGTAGTCGacatcggggaagaagtcgtcgtcggggaagtagtcgtcggagtccgtgatgaagacgccagtagtcgcgcagagcgctccccaaaaaccttatcacccttctcccgtataggactcgaaaggtgcggtctcggaggcctactgtcccaacatgcggtgcacgccgcaagccgggatgagaaaGACAACAACAGCTCAGAGATGGAACTGATGATGAGGGAAGGaatagttctggtgcgtctctctgggaggagcgacctccctttaataggcgcaagagaaggaggcgagagggcagcgacgaGAGGCGAAACGAACAGCCAGTcggctgcaccgttcgcattcgaactccactttctgtgtgacctttcgtatacccgtagtgcatggcaaaaaatttagatatcggctcggctcattcccgcaacccgcagcgcacgtggatatccctcttgttctcatactcgtacaagtggggaaagaactttccttataaggaggtccaattcccactaaactagcaatgtgggactaaactaatttagtagtatcccttgacttgcacaaatgggctaagtgggcctctaggatttattaggaatttctgaaatagttattgggctgcccaaaatagactaaattccagcaacaaGGCCATGGAACTAGCAAGAAGCTGAAGAGCCATGTATTGTAAAAAATAGATTTTGACATAATCTTAAGTACTATGGAATACCGATTCCATATAAGCAATGCCCAAAGCACGGACCACTGATCTATTGTTTAAAACACCATGTGGTTGATTTACCCCATCACTTTTGCTTTTAGAATAATTCCAGTGAGTGCAAAACCTTTTTATTCaaccatttttttctttttgtaaaagtAGAGATAAAGGCAAAGAGCGGCGCAAACCGTCATCTCCTCCTCAAGACCGCAAAGGACAAGGTCACAGTTGATGAATCCGGATATCTTGAAGTCAGATTCCGCTGTCTGCCATGTCGGAGATGGCATGAGTTCGTCGGTGAAAAGCTAGGGGGTGGAGTGGAGTGAGGTGGATTGGCTCGGGTTTAGTCCAAAGTGGGGATGGGGATGAATTTATGTGAGGGAGGGTGGGCCATAGTGACATCTCGAAGTCAGATTCCGCTGTCTGTCATGTCGGTCTGAACGTGTGGACTACTTTCAGGCATCCGTTTGAGTGGCAATTTACGTCCGGACAATGACTGGGGAGNNNNNNNNNNNNNNNNNNNNNNNNNNNNNNNNNNNNNNNNNNNNNNNNNNNNNNNNNNNNNNNNNNNNNNNNNNNNNNNNNNNNNNNNNNNNNNNNNNNNNNNNNNNNNNNNNNNNNNNNNNNNNNNNNNNNNNNNNNNNNNNNNNNNNNNNNNNNNNNNNNNNNNNNNNNNNNNNNNNNNNNNNNNNNNNNNNNNNNNNNNNNNNNNNNNNNNNNNNNNNNNNNNNNNNNNNNNNNNNNNNNNNNNNNNNNNNNNNNNNNNNNNNNNNNNNNNNNNNNNNNNNNNNNNNNNNNNNNNNNNNNNNNNNNNNNNNNNNNNNNNNNNNNNNNNNNNNNNNNNNNNNNNNNNNNNNNNNNNNNNNNNNNNNNNNNNNNNNNNNNNNNNNNNNNNNNNNNNNNNNNNNNNNNNNNNNNNNNNNNNNNNNNNNNNNNNNNNNNNNNNNNNNNNNNNNNNNNNNNNNNNNNNNNNNNNNNNNNNNNNGCCACCGACCTCGCCCCCACGACCATGCGGCTCCCCGGCGGCGCCCGCCTCGCTCTCCTCCTCGCCCGCCGCTCCctttccaccgccgccgcctcctccgcccgctCCTCCTCCCTCCACGCCTCCCGCGCGCACAGAGGTGAGTCCGCCGCTCCCGATTTCCCGGAGTCCGCCGCCCCCCTGATTAACTGACCCTTGGTGCTTGCGCGCAGCTAGATGGGGCGACGCGGCCCGCGCGCCGCCCTCCTGGAGGCCGCCCTTCTCCTCGCCGAGCAGGTTCTTCCACGGTGAGGGCGATGGGCGGTTGTGGTTCTCGTTTGTTCCCGGTTGGGTGAGCTTTCCCTGATGTCTGTGGCTGCGTGCAGGGACCAGGCCTGTGGCGGTGAGGGACTACTACGACGTGCTCGGTGTGAGGAAGGACGCCGGCCAGGGCGAGATCAAGAAGGCGTATTACGCGGTATGGCTCAGTACAACTGGGTGTGGCACTTGTACTGTAATCCTAGTGTTGTCTAAGACTGAACTTGAAGGCTGCTTGTGGGTAGTTACTTTAGTTGGTAGATGCTCCAGGCGAAATACACACATTATGCGCTAAATGTGGTGGCAAAAGCTTGTGCTTAGAAATCGAATCATCGCTCACCTGTTATTAGTTCATCATGTGTTTTATGCGCAGAAATCAGATCACCATTCACCTGTTATTGGTGGTAATATTGtctgagttttgtgttgtcaaaACTTGTTCAGGTCTCTGCTGAACAACCTGAAAAAACACTTCCAAAAATGTTTCGGAAAATAAGAATTACATGGACTCTTTAAGCATACAGGATTTCAGAAGTAAAGGGCCTTAGGATGTTTGATATTTGTGGAGGGGCTGGTGTCTCCTTGGTGCCTAATTACAAAGTAATTGCAAGTTATTATATCATATCTGTGGCAATTGAGTTATCTTTTCTTTATTATAGGCTACACTGTAAGATAGTTCATACTTTCAATGGCATGCAATTTGTTATTTACCTCACCATCTTATATTTTCTACTCTTGATTTCTTCTAAAAGCTTGCGAAGAAGCTCCATCCAGATACAAATAAAGGCGATGCCGATGCAGAAAAAAAGTTTCAAGAGGTTCAGAAAGCTTATGAGGTACTTGTTTTTTGTTCAGCGTGGATGCTCAATTTCAAGGTATACAGCTTTGAATAGTATTGATACATATATTTTTTCGCTTCTTCTCTGTAGACTTTGAAGGATGAAGAAAAAAAAGCGGTCTATGATCAGGTACAATTTAATTCCTCTGATTATACATGTCTACGTTCCTTTGACTGCCAATGGTTTTTTTTGTATGTTCATGATGTACAAATAATTAATTGCTTGAAAATTATGATAAATAGACAGAAATACTACTTGACTAATTGTCTATTTTTTGTTTGCCTACACTATTTGcaacagtcatcaaacaattaaaaCACCAACCTTTTATTCTGGAAAGCTTGGCCAGAATCTCATGCTAACATGGAATCTACATTGATAACTTTGCCTGATTTTACAGGTTGGCCCTGATCAATATGAGAGGGCTGCTGCTGGAGGTGGTGGAGCTGGCGGATTCGAAGGGGGTTTTGGAAATCCTTTTGAGGATATTTTCAACGCTGGTCGTACTGGCGGAATGAATGATGTATGTCATCTTCTGAGTTATTAATCTTGTCTACTGTTTTTATTTTAGGTCCCAGTTTGGTGGTTTTGCTTCTTTTCAAATCTCACGTTTTTAGCATTATTATGTATGTTTCTGACTCAGCAGAAATAGTATCGTGTGGAAAATCTTTTCATCTTCGCAATTTTCAGTTTCCGGAGCTACTTTGAGCTAAGCATCTGCATTTGTGTGTTAATCATTACACACTAGATAGCCCCTTATATGGCTGGTTCTTTTGTGATGCTCTCCTAAAGCACCAGCCATACCCTCTTATGTCACAGatggttcctctctctctctctctctctctctctctctcatcgagTTAGCTTGCTAAGCATATAGGAATATTTCTCGATCCGTTTCTACATTGAACAGATGAATTTTCTGTTGCTTTATGTATTCAAATCTCATGAATCTAGCATATCTAATCTGATCTCTGCTGTCTTTGTTTGCTGTGAAGTTCCTCCGGAACATCTTCAAAGATAGAGAATCTGGTGGACAGGACGTTAAGGTTATTTCTAGATTTAATTTTCTTTGACCGTCATAGCTCTGCTCTTTGAATTGCAATTACATGTAATCCTTTTGCAGGTTAAGCTTGAGTTGTCATTTATGGAAGCAGTTGAAGGATGCAAAAAGACAATCAACTTCCAGACTTTAGTAACATGCGAAACCTGCAGTATGTATACGCACGTGTATTTTACTATTTACCAACTGCATTTTTTTGGTAACTAAATGTCGTCTTTGAATCACATTTTCCCTTTTCTGATAACATCATGCTTCTTCTAGATGGAGCTGGTGTACCTGCGGGAACCAAACCCGAAACTTGTCTAGCTTGCAGGGGTTCTGGATATGTTAGTTCGTCCTCCAGCATATTCTATTTAGTTATCAAGATGCCTTTGATCAATATACTTAGTGTCTTATTTGTTTTTCATCTAATGCTGGCAGATGGTTCTGCAAACTGGTCCCTTCAGAATGCAATCAACATGCACGCAGTGTGGTGGATCTGGCAAGACTGTAAAGGTGAGATATCACTTTGTAATACCAACTATCAGCTTTCCGATGTAGCACATTTGCTGTACCAAGCCTCCAATTAATCATTTGGAAAGTTGACCATTCGTTAAGGTTCTAGGCTAGAGAAGCTTCTTATTTGAACAAATATCTGCGTACTTATTAACATGTATATTGATTTATTTTCAACCAGATGACCAGAATAAATGGAATGAGCAAATATCTGCTTACTTTTTGGTACCTACAAatatctacatcaacatcatagtgaACAAATATCTGTGTACTTTTTAGTGTGTACTGATTTGTTACCAACCAGGTGACTAGAATAAATGTCATGTGAGACTGTGCATCTGCATCTTCCTATCATACATTACTGTTTATAATGTGAATGTTGCTTCCTATCATACATTTACTGGTTAATGTGAAGACTGATGATTATGAAGCCCTTTgtcttgccatatttgtctgcaatGTACATTATGCACAATGAGTATTTCTAATTACTTGATGTGAGCTGAAGATTACCATGCCTGTGTTGTTAGGATTTCTGCAAGTCGTGCAGGGGGAAGAAGGTTGTGCCAGGAATAAAAACAGTCTCTATTGATATAGCACCTGGTAAGCTTCCAAGTTTTTGACATCGCTTGTACCCACATGATGTTCTTCTGTGTTTACTATATGTCTTTGGACATGATTCTGCATGTGCAGGTACGGATGATGAGGATGTCATGAAAGTGCTTAGATCAGGTCAAGCAGATCCAGACGGTCTTCGTGCTGGTGACCTTTATGTAGCCATTAAGGTCAGTCGTCTTCTCGTTTGGAATTTCTGTTGTCAGCTGATGGCTGAAGATGGGCACTTGACCTTTGTAATGCTATTCTTGTTCCAGGTTCGTGAGGATCCAGTATTCCGGAGAGAGAAAGGTGATATCCATGTAGATGCTGTCTTAAATGTGACTCAGGTAATTGTTGCATGTTCCAGTCTCTGTGTGGTATACCATTTTTATTTGTCAGGGGACAGTTAAAGGAAAGTGGTAAACTTGATCCCCCTTCTTCGAAATTGTTCCTCTGTGCGCTAGCATGAAAGCTCTGTTCTAAGCCACTGATTGATAGGAATACGAATCCTGATCGTGTTGGCTGAATTTGATCTTATAGGATACTAATGCTATTAGCTTCCCCATGTCCTTTGAATGAGCAAGTACCAATCCTTCCTCGC
This portion of the Triticum dicoccoides isolate Atlit2015 ecotype Zavitan chromosome 7A, WEW_v2.0, whole genome shotgun sequence genome encodes:
- the LOC119329402 gene encoding chaperone protein dnaJ GFA2, mitochondrial-like, which translates into the protein MRLPGGARLALLLARRSLSTAAASSARSSSLHASRAHRARWGDAARAPPSWRPPFSSPSRFFHGTRPVAVRDYYDVLGVRKDAGQGEIKKAYYALAKKLHPDTNKGDADAEKKFQEVQKAYETLKDEEKKAVYDQVGPDQYERAAAGGGGAGGFEGGFGNPFEDIFNAGRTGGMNDFLRNIFKDRESGGQDVKVKLELSFMEAVEGCKKTINFQTLVTCETCNGAGVPAGTKPETCLACRGSGYMVLQTGPFRMQSTCTQCGGSGKTVKDFCKSCRGKKVVPGIKTVSIDIAPGTDDEDVMKVLRSGQADPDGLRAGDLYVAIKVREDPVFRREKGDIHVDAVLNVTQAILGGTVQVPTLAGDVVLKVKPGTQPGQKVVLRGKGIKTRNSYSYGDQYVHFNVKIPVNLTQKQRMLLEEFEKEEKGEDDKDAEKAAGASG